In the genome of Desulfofarcimen acetoxidans DSM 771, one region contains:
- a CDS encoding MerR family DNA-binding transcriptional regulator: MENYISIGKAAKYLGVSINTLRVWEKKKILVPERTPTGHRRYKMSQVGSFEGKKYSRIQNTVFLYARVSTQKQADAGNLDRQIGRLTEYASNNKYAIQAVFRDIASGLNGKRGGRVAKKLSKVIESEVTTSEDNGDGNNPGTDS; this comes from the coding sequence ATGGAAAACTATATAAGTATTGGCAAAGCAGCTAAATATTTAGGGGTTAGTATTAATACTTTACGTGTTTGGGAAAAGAAAAAGATATTAGTTCCAGAAAGAACTCCTACTGGCCATCGCCGCTATAAAATGTCCCAAGTAGGATCCTTTGAGGGCAAAAAATATAGCCGAATTCAAAATACCGTATTTCTCTACGCCAGGGTATCTACGCAAAAACAGGCTGATGCCGGGAATCTTGATCGACAAATAGGAAGGCTTACTGAATATGCATCAAATAACAAATATGCTATTCAGGCTGTTTTTCGTGATATTGCCAGTGGTTTAAATGGAAAACGTGGCGGCAGAGTAGCAAAAAAGCTGTCAAAGGTCATTGAAAGCGAGGTGACTACCAGTGAAGACAACGGCGATGGGAATAATCCTGGAACTGACAGCTAA
- a CDS encoding class I SAM-dependent methyltransferase: MDISTIRELWKPNLRNPKAGIEWWNSKADKFSVKEIPTAENSIGMRIIQRENMVCKGSRTLDVGCGGGRFSFVFEAMGAEATATDFSPEMIRKAMENGKDRGSNVCFSADNWHTVDLKEKSWEKQFDLVLANMTPAVVSADTFLKLIKASRGWVLMVKPTRRTNLILDELNKLVNAEPDTKALDETMAYAFDLAWCTGGRPKLEYEEQIWKNDHLLEEAIKEYTLRISSTHELSDSDSEKIREYLESTAVDGIVHENSSTTIAAMYWHVN, from the coding sequence ATGGACATATCAACTATTAGGGAATTGTGGAAGCCGAATCTTCGCAACCCGAAAGCGGGGATCGAGTGGTGGAACAGCAAGGCGGACAAATTTTCCGTGAAGGAGATACCAACGGCGGAAAACAGCATTGGTATGCGGATAATCCAGCGCGAGAATATGGTTTGCAAGGGAAGCAGAACGCTGGACGTAGGCTGTGGTGGAGGCAGATTCTCCTTCGTATTTGAGGCTATGGGCGCGGAAGCGACCGCAACCGATTTTTCGCCCGAAATGATAAGGAAAGCCATGGAGAACGGGAAAGACAGAGGTTCGAATGTGTGCTTTTCGGCGGATAACTGGCACACGGTGGATCTGAAAGAAAAGAGCTGGGAAAAACAATTTGATCTCGTTCTCGCGAACATGACGCCTGCAGTTGTTTCCGCAGACACATTTCTAAAGCTCATTAAAGCGAGCCGCGGCTGGGTGCTCATGGTAAAACCCACCAGACGAACAAACTTAATTCTGGATGAACTCAACAAACTGGTTAATGCTGAACCGGACACAAAGGCGCTTGATGAAACAATGGCTTACGCATTTGACCTGGCGTGGTGCACCGGAGGCCGCCCGAAGCTTGAATATGAGGAGCAAATTTGGAAAAACGACCATCTACTGGAAGAGGCAATAAAAGAATATACGCTCCGCATTTCTTCCACGCACGAGCTTTCGGACAGCGACAGTGAAAAGATCAGAGAGTATCTCGAAAGCACGGCGGTTGACGGGATCGTGCATGAGAACAGCAGCACAACCATTGCAGCTATGTATTGGCATGTGAACTGA
- the vanR gene encoding VanR-ABDEGLN family response regulator transcription factor — MLLATNILIADDEQAIADLVAVYLENENYHVFKFYNGKDTLNCVENERLDLAILDVMLPDMDGFSICQQIREKHNFPVIMLTAKEEEIDKITGLTLGADDYITKPFRPLELIARVKAQLRRFTKYNSAEPNQEEHLIAFSGLVLDKKTHECTLNEKRLSLTPTEFSILWVLCSNRGRVVSSEELFHEVWGDKYFTNSNNTVMVHIRHLREKMHDSAEHPKYIKTVWGVGYKIEK, encoded by the coding sequence ATGCTTTTGGCTACAAATATTTTGATCGCTGATGATGAACAAGCAATTGCCGATTTGGTAGCAGTTTATCTGGAAAATGAGAATTATCATGTCTTTAAATTTTATAACGGTAAGGATACTCTTAACTGCGTTGAAAATGAAAGATTGGATCTCGCCATTTTGGATGTCATGCTTCCGGATATGGACGGCTTTTCGATCTGTCAGCAAATCCGGGAAAAGCATAATTTTCCGGTTATTATGCTGACAGCCAAAGAAGAAGAAATCGATAAGATTACCGGGCTGACATTAGGTGCGGACGACTATATCACTAAACCGTTCCGCCCTTTGGAACTTATTGCCCGTGTAAAGGCGCAGCTCCGGAGATTTACCAAATATAATTCTGCGGAGCCAAACCAGGAAGAACACTTGATTGCCTTTTCCGGCTTGGTATTGGACAAGAAGACCCATGAATGTACGCTGAATGAAAAAAGGCTATCTCTCACTCCTACAGAGTTTTCTATTCTTTGGGTCCTTTGTTCCAATCGCGGACGGGTGGTCAGTTCGGAAGAATTGTTCCATGAGGTATGGGGAGATAAGTATTTCACTAACAGCAATAATACTGTAATGGTTCATATCAGGCATTTAAGGGAAAAAATGCACGACAGCGCGGAACATCCTAAATATATCAAAACGGTATGGGGAGTTGGCTATAAAATTGAAAAGTGA
- the tnpA gene encoding IS200/IS605 family transposase: protein MTEYRKSSHSVYDIRYHFVWVTKYRYKVLRDKVALRLRDLIRQSCQSSDIVILKGSVGKEHIHLLLSCPPHLSPSKIAQYLKGRSSRLLQEEFPELKKRYWGQHLWARGYFCATVGAVTDEMIREYIEKQTEDELEENFKVTT from the coding sequence ATGACAGAATATAGAAAAAGTAGTCACTCAGTATATGACATAAGGTATCATTTTGTATGGGTTACAAAATATAGATACAAGGTATTGCGCGATAAAGTAGCATTGAGATTAAGAGACTTGATCAGGCAAAGCTGTCAAAGTAGTGATATCGTGATATTAAAAGGTAGTGTAGGTAAAGAACACATACACTTGTTGTTAAGTTGCCCACCACATTTGTCACCATCAAAAATTGCTCAATATCTAAAGGGAAGATCATCGAGATTGCTTCAGGAAGAATTCCCTGAGCTTAAAAAAAGATATTGGGGCCAGCATCTTTGGGCACGAGGTTACTTTTGTGCAACAGTTGGAGCAGTAACCGATGAAATGATAAGAGAGTATATAGAAAAACAAACGGAAGATGAATTAGAAGAAAATTTTAAGGTTACGACATGA
- a CDS encoding flavodoxin family protein, protein MKISILYFSQTGNTQRMADIVKTGMETVPNVEVRMFPLDAVDDDFLNESKAVIFGTPTYFANTCWQLKKWFDESHNYNLGGKLGAVFATANGLQGGFHTALSTVIDHLITKGMLVYSSGTGCGRPYIHLGAVAVKGHYEQGESLCYIFGQRIAQKASELFGE, encoded by the coding sequence ATGAAAATTTCAATTTTGTATTTCAGTCAAACAGGTAATACTCAGAGAATGGCGGATATTGTTAAAACGGGCATGGAAACTGTACCTAACGTAGAGGTGAGGATGTTTCCTCTTGATGCTGTTGACGACGATTTCTTAAATGAGAGCAAGGCCGTAATTTTCGGTACACCAACCTATTTTGCCAATACTTGCTGGCAGTTAAAAAAATGGTTTGATGAATCCCATAATTATAATTTAGGAGGTAAGCTGGGTGCTGTTTTTGCCACGGCAAACGGTCTGCAAGGAGGTTTCCACACAGCCCTCTCCACTGTTATCGACCATCTTATCACCAAAGGAATGCTGGTTTATTCCAGCGGCACCGGTTGTGGGCGCCCGTACATTCATTTGGGGGCGGTGGCGGTAAAGGGACACTATGAGCAAGGTGAAAGCCTGTGTTATATTTTTGGACAGCGCATCGCCCAAAAAGCGTCTGAATTATTTGGAGAATAA
- a CDS encoding SAM-dependent methyltransferase: MKNKVIGRGKFYVIGKGPAGPQMATLQALNMIEQMDAIVAPDNDVKLFAEYVGEKPVLFDPWEGFWNYEGKQMLDLTEDEMEKFRIKRFNLRDERVNTIKEFLIQGKDVALLDAGNPCFFGPSHWYVEQFDQQDIVIIPGMGCEAAALAALGKSIIPSYDTRFVMQTAPLYLEGWEQILKDLNQYPVSIVAYMTLSNPKKLFAGLEKLYPTDMPCAIVYWAGYPDKQRVIRGTVADMGQKLSEDEENHMGLLFIGRFLNGKPYEAAMKQQ; encoded by the coding sequence GTGAAAAACAAAGTTATTGGACGTGGTAAGTTTTATGTTATTGGAAAAGGACCGGCCGGGCCTCAGATGGCCACTTTGCAGGCTTTGAACATGATTGAACAGATGGATGCTATTGTAGCTCCAGATAATGATGTGAAACTCTTTGCAGAGTATGTCGGAGAAAAGCCGGTTCTATTCGATCCGTGGGAAGGATTTTGGAATTACGAAGGTAAACAAATGTTGGACTTAACTGAAGATGAAATGGAGAAATTTCGTATAAAACGATTCAATTTGAGAGATGAGAGAGTGAACACAATTAAGGAATTTCTCATTCAGGGGAAAGATGTTGCACTGCTTGATGCCGGCAATCCCTGTTTTTTTGGTCCCAGCCACTGGTATGTGGAACAGTTCGATCAGCAGGATATTGTTATTATTCCCGGTATGGGATGCGAAGCAGCGGCTTTGGCAGCTCTGGGGAAAAGTATCATTCCCTCATATGACACCCGCTTTGTCATGCAAACAGCCCCTCTTTATTTGGAAGGTTGGGAGCAGATATTAAAAGATCTGAATCAGTATCCGGTTAGTATAGTTGCATACATGACTTTGAGCAATCCGAAAAAATTGTTTGCAGGCCTTGAAAAATTATATCCTACTGATATGCCATGCGCCATTGTCTATTGGGCAGGATATCCGGATAAGCAGCGTGTCATAAGAGGAACTGTTGCTGATATGGGGCAAAAACTTTCAGAAGATGAGGAAAACCACATGGGGCTTCTGTTCATCGGGCGTTTTCTTAATGGAAAACCTTACGAAGCAGCTATGAAACAACAATAG
- a CDS encoding tetratricopeptide repeat protein — MCIPISVLTREFEGETLYNQGLSYFKKGSPFSQEGIIALNEAKAIFNRAIDLEPELADVYYMRGVTTLQFVHFYNRPFNKEQEGMFEEALKDFDKALQINEDYSIAYAGFGNAYDRYGSFDEAIGWYNKALEREAEIKSKWGESSLSEIYFSRGRAYHRTLKHCCIQDYEKSLAYSHIYTPMHLANAYIQAGRWADAAAMADKSVEAVAAKEKKAPWDYRAYLIRANCCFRARNYQECVDALRCALEIAPFVDPEILLLLGKAFRLKGCEEEALNYFKRVITTCGDLIEKPNQMKPAYTVYNIRGLVWLELEQYQEAINDFSRTVELAPEYYPHGHTHYKSEGLKNLGLAYLEEGNRQKAGECFQKALAMVEEQGLELAGREINEIDEIKAWI, encoded by the coding sequence ATGTGTATACCAATAAGTGTATTGACCCGGGAGTTTGAGGGGGAGACTCTCTATAATCAAGGTCTTTCCTATTTCAAAAAGGGGAGTCCATTTAGCCAGGAAGGGATAATAGCTTTAAATGAGGCCAAGGCCATTTTCAACAGGGCTATTGATTTAGAGCCTGAACTGGCGGATGTCTATTACATGAGAGGAGTTACCACGCTGCAGTTTGTTCACTTCTACAACCGCCCGTTTAATAAAGAACAAGAAGGAATGTTTGAAGAAGCGCTAAAAGATTTTGATAAGGCACTGCAGATTAATGAAGATTATTCCATTGCCTATGCGGGGTTTGGCAATGCCTATGATCGCTACGGAAGCTTTGATGAAGCGATTGGGTGGTACAATAAAGCACTTGAGCGGGAGGCTGAGATCAAAAGCAAATGGGGTGAGAGTTCTCTGTCTGAAATCTATTTCAGCAGGGGAAGGGCTTATCATCGAACGCTTAAGCATTGCTGCATTCAGGATTATGAGAAGTCATTGGCTTATTCTCATATTTACACTCCGATGCATTTGGCAAATGCCTATATTCAGGCTGGGAGATGGGCCGACGCTGCTGCTATGGCCGATAAGTCAGTGGAAGCGGTTGCGGCTAAAGAGAAAAAAGCGCCATGGGACTACCGGGCATACCTGATCAGGGCAAATTGTTGCTTTAGAGCTCGAAATTATCAGGAGTGTGTGGATGCTTTGAGATGTGCTTTGGAAATTGCTCCTTTTGTTGATCCGGAAATATTATTGCTTTTGGGAAAAGCGTTCCGGCTCAAGGGATGTGAAGAGGAAGCCTTAAATTATTTTAAGCGGGTGATAACAACTTGTGGTGATTTAATTGAAAAACCCAACCAGATGAAACCGGCTTACACCGTGTATAATATTAGGGGCTTGGTTTGGCTGGAGTTGGAGCAATACCAGGAGGCTATTAATGATTTTTCAAGGACTGTGGAATTAGCACCTGAGTATTATCCTCACGGCCACACGCATTATAAATCGGAGGGTTTGAAGAATTTGGGTTTGGCTTATTTAGAAGAAGGAAACCGGCAAAAAGCCGGGGAGTGCTTCCAGAAAGCACTTGCTATGGTGGAAGAGCAGGGCTTGGAGTTAGCCGGCAGAGAAATTAATGAGATTGATGAGATAAAGGCATGGATTTGA
- a CDS encoding ABC transporter ATP-binding protein, with protein MINVQHLTFSYCKAFQVLKNIEFTANVGQCVAILGNNGAGKSTMVKCLNRILEPQEGAVVVNGRDVSKLKRQTIAQDMAYVSQQNDSSKFTVYDSVLLGRKPYIKMNPTDEDHRITKDIIDRMGLNSFTLRYIDELSGGELQKVMLARALAQQPKVLMLDEPTSNLDLKNQYEVMGIVHDIAIEDKLCVIIVIHDLNLAIRYCDRFLFIKNNHVYSLGGAETVNCEAIRDVYGMDVTIENIRGYRTVVPLCG; from the coding sequence ATGATAAATGTCCAGCACTTAACTTTTTCCTACTGCAAAGCCTTTCAGGTTCTGAAAAATATAGAATTTACCGCTAATGTAGGGCAGTGTGTTGCTATATTGGGAAACAATGGCGCAGGAAAAAGTACAATGGTGAAATGCCTGAACCGAATACTTGAGCCTCAGGAAGGTGCGGTGGTCGTCAATGGGCGTGACGTCAGCAAGCTGAAGCGTCAAACGATCGCACAAGATATGGCATATGTTTCTCAACAGAATGACAGTTCTAAGTTTACGGTATACGATTCAGTCCTGCTGGGCAGGAAGCCGTACATTAAAATGAACCCGACAGACGAAGACCACCGGATAACGAAGGACATAATCGATCGTATGGGGCTTAACAGCTTTACTCTCAGGTATATTGATGAACTGTCCGGCGGTGAGCTTCAGAAGGTTATGCTTGCGCGTGCGCTTGCCCAGCAGCCAAAGGTGCTGATGCTTGATGAACCGACCAGCAATCTCGACCTTAAAAATCAGTACGAGGTAATGGGAATAGTCCATGATATCGCAATTGAGGACAAACTCTGCGTTATCATCGTCATTCATGATCTAAACCTTGCTATTCGCTATTGTGATCGCTTTCTGTTCATTAAGAATAACCATGTGTATTCACTCGGCGGTGCCGAAACCGTTAACTGTGAAGCTATACGCGACGTTTACGGCATGGACGTAACGATAGAAAATATACGCGGATATCGTACAGTTGTCCCCCTTTGCGGGTAA
- a CDS encoding FecCD family ABC transporter permease, with protein sequence MATILNLTKTQKTYREYIQFKIMVIFLMAIITIVAALFAIVAGSAGLTIKEVLLTLIGQGTEITKTVVLSLRLTRVVTSIIGGIGLAVTGCAMQSILRNPLASASTIGVSQGAAFGAAFAIIVLGAGVQFHTNDAVTVTNPYLVSVCAFAFSMISTFVVLGLSRFKKVSPETIILSGVALSALFGGGTTIMQYFADNESLSAIVFWTFGDMGRTSWKQIIIMATIVFLATIYFSFNRWNYNALESGENSAKGLGVNVESMRIVGMTVCSFTAAVIVSFVGIINFVGLVSPHLMRRLIGDDYRFLLPASALMGAFMLLFSDTVARLVVSPVVLPIGAITSFLGAPLFLYLLFKGVRTR encoded by the coding sequence ATGGCGACAATATTAAATCTTACTAAAACGCAAAAAACATATCGAGAGTATATACAATTTAAGATAATGGTCATCTTTCTGATGGCCATTATCACAATAGTGGCGGCTCTTTTTGCAATTGTTGCCGGTTCTGCCGGTCTGACGATAAAAGAGGTATTGCTTACCTTGATAGGACAAGGAACCGAAATAACCAAAACAGTTGTCCTCAGTCTTCGCCTCACCAGAGTGGTGACGTCGATTATTGGAGGAATCGGTCTGGCAGTGACAGGCTGCGCCATGCAGAGCATTCTGCGCAATCCGCTCGCTTCCGCGTCAACAATCGGTGTGTCGCAGGGTGCCGCCTTCGGCGCTGCTTTTGCAATCATTGTGTTAGGTGCCGGCGTACAATTTCACACTAATGATGCCGTAACGGTTACGAATCCTTATCTTGTATCCGTTTGCGCCTTTGCATTTTCCATGATATCAACCTTCGTGGTTCTCGGACTTTCGAGATTCAAGAAGGTTTCACCCGAAACGATAATCCTTTCGGGTGTTGCGTTGAGCGCGCTTTTCGGGGGCGGCACAACGATTATGCAATACTTTGCCGATAACGAGAGTCTGTCGGCAATAGTGTTCTGGACTTTCGGAGATATGGGCCGTACATCGTGGAAGCAGATCATAATTATGGCAACCATTGTTTTTTTGGCAACTATCTATTTCTCCTTCAACAGATGGAACTACAATGCTCTCGAAAGCGGTGAAAACAGTGCCAAGGGACTCGGTGTCAATGTAGAGTCGATGCGTATTGTCGGAATGACCGTATGCTCCTTTACAGCAGCGGTAATCGTTTCATTTGTCGGTATAATCAATTTTGTCGGTTTGGTATCTCCGCATCTCATGCGGCGTTTAATTGGTGATGACTATCGTTTTTTACTTCCGGCCTCTGCTCTAATGGGTGCGTTTATGTTGCTGTTCAGTGATACAGTGGCGCGTTTGGTGGTTTCTCCCGTAGTTCTGCCGATCGGTGCAATCACGTCTTTCCTGGGAGCTCCGTTATTCCTCTATCTTTTATTCAAGGGGGTCAGGACCAGATGA
- a CDS encoding ABC transporter substrate-binding protein: MPYAYVNHARFSKLTPVASGGASSKTYEEALATLHPDIIFTNSSDMETVNTLQQKLKIPVVVLSYTGIFSDSVYSALTLIGDIMGTQERCAELITAMKGWQNDLNNRTKDIADMDKPTVYAGAVSFSGGHGIEGTYAKYPPFVAINAKNVADETGKDGSMLIEKEKLTVWNPDIIFLTPGNMQLVNDDYKTNPSFYSNLKAVKDGNVYSQINYNYYGCNIELSIADAYYAGIIIYPDVFSDVDFEAKADEIFKKMLGQPYMQILKDSGNGFGKIAIGK, from the coding sequence ATGCCCTATGCATACGTGAATCATGCCAGATTTTCCAAACTGACGCCGGTAGCTTCCGGCGGTGCGAGCAGCAAAACATACGAAGAAGCCCTTGCAACACTTCACCCGGACATTATATTTACCAATTCCTCTGATATGGAAACTGTGAATACATTGCAGCAGAAGCTTAAAATTCCCGTTGTCGTTCTTTCGTACACAGGTATCTTCAGTGACAGCGTTTATAGTGCCCTTACGCTTATAGGCGATATCATGGGAACTCAGGAGCGCTGCGCCGAACTGATCACAGCTATGAAGGGATGGCAGAATGATCTCAACAACCGCACTAAGGATATCGCGGATATGGATAAACCCACCGTATACGCGGGTGCCGTCAGTTTTTCCGGTGGTCATGGAATTGAAGGAACTTACGCGAAATATCCTCCCTTCGTTGCAATAAACGCAAAGAATGTTGCCGACGAAACCGGAAAAGACGGATCCATGCTTATTGAGAAGGAGAAGCTCACCGTCTGGAATCCTGACATCATCTTCCTGACTCCCGGCAACATGCAGCTTGTTAACGATGACTATAAGACAAATCCGAGCTTTTACAGCAACCTGAAGGCTGTTAAAGATGGCAATGTATACTCCCAGATAAATTATAACTATTACGGTTGCAATATAGAACTCTCAATAGCCGATGCATATTATGCCGGCATCATCATCTATCCGGACGTATTCTCAGATGTCGACTTCGAAGCAAAAGCTGACGAGATATTTAAGAAAATGCTTGGCCAGCCCTATATGCAGATACTTAAGGATTCAGGTAACGGTTTTGGCAAGATCGCTATAGGTAAGTGA
- a CDS encoding IS200/IS605 family element transposase accessory protein TnpB yields the protein MKTTAMGIILELTAKQKEYIDNLMDNYCAAVRWAFKRLLDGWKVQDIRITVQGKFRLNSRQANDAVYDAQTTIKSQYKLVQMHYENAKAKVEFTEKRIAKAKSLAKIAKLQKRLEKEQRKLAFWQNHLDNNTFPPVVFGGKKLFQERCKGNITREEWQEVRSNRYLSRGDKTKGGNLNTRIYESQDQIYLDIAADPVQKGESVRYNRITVPIYLAQKPSKKTGKINGINYRQMVLDYLKTGSAYQVEILRRDGKYYVHVSIEEEVPMPYNHKGAFGVDTNPDGLGVTQVDCLGQYRGSEWLGQGEWTYARTKRRNNQTCEMAKKVILQAKEKGYALAVEDLKFKNDKSVTAKFNRMSHSFVWSKFLKAVDRSAAREGVPILKVKPAFTSVIGILKYQHMYGIAVHEAAGYVIARRGLGFDHEKIPKMLLDKLVKKKPEFKQMANWKQWSAVKKSVLAKIKKITKRKKVNSLVSWQIHRKNVLGIG from the coding sequence GTGAAGACAACGGCGATGGGAATAATCCTGGAACTGACAGCTAAACAGAAAGAATACATTGATAACCTCATGGATAATTACTGTGCCGCAGTTCGTTGGGCATTTAAAAGACTGCTGGATGGATGGAAAGTACAAGACATTCGTATAACTGTACAAGGAAAGTTCAGACTTAACTCCCGGCAGGCTAACGATGCAGTATATGATGCCCAGACCACAATCAAAAGCCAATATAAATTAGTGCAGATGCACTATGAAAACGCCAAAGCAAAGGTTGAATTTACAGAAAAGCGTATCGCCAAGGCTAAATCGCTGGCTAAGATTGCCAAACTGCAAAAACGGTTAGAAAAGGAACAGCGTAAACTGGCCTTCTGGCAAAATCACCTGGATAACAATACTTTTCCGCCTGTTGTATTCGGAGGAAAGAAGCTCTTTCAAGAACGCTGCAAAGGCAATATTACCAGGGAAGAGTGGCAGGAAGTCAGAAGTAACCGTTATCTATCACGGGGAGATAAAACCAAAGGCGGCAACCTAAATACCCGCATATACGAAAGCCAAGACCAAATCTATCTTGATATAGCCGCCGACCCGGTACAGAAAGGGGAATCCGTTCGGTATAACCGCATAACGGTGCCGATCTATTTAGCTCAAAAGCCATCGAAAAAGACCGGCAAGATTAACGGTATCAACTACCGGCAAATGGTTTTGGATTATCTTAAAACAGGCAGTGCCTATCAGGTAGAAATCCTCCGCAGAGACGGTAAATATTACGTCCATGTGAGTATTGAAGAAGAAGTTCCGATGCCATATAACCATAAGGGTGCGTTTGGTGTAGACACCAACCCGGACGGATTAGGCGTAACCCAGGTAGACTGTCTGGGGCAATACCGGGGCAGTGAATGGCTTGGTCAAGGCGAATGGACTTATGCCAGAACAAAACGGAGAAATAACCAGACCTGTGAAATGGCTAAGAAAGTGATCCTCCAGGCTAAAGAAAAAGGTTACGCCCTGGCGGTAGAGGACTTAAAGTTTAAAAATGACAAGTCCGTAACGGCCAAGTTTAACCGAATGAGTCACAGTTTTGTCTGGTCGAAGTTTCTAAAAGCAGTTGACCGGAGTGCTGCCCGTGAGGGAGTGCCGATATTAAAGGTAAAACCGGCTTTTACTTCGGTCATAGGCATCCTAAAATACCAGCACATGTACGGCATAGCTGTTCACGAAGCGGCAGGCTATGTCATAGCCCGGCGTGGCTTGGGCTTTGATCATGAGAAGATACCCAAGATGTTGCTTGATAAACTGGTTAAAAAGAAACCTGAATTTAAACAAATGGCAAATTGGAAACAATGGTCAGCAGTTAAAAAGTCTGTGCTGGCCAAGATTAAAAAAATCACGAAAAGGAAGAAGGTGAATAGCCTGGTTTCATGGCAGATTCACCGGAAAAATGTGTTAGGTATAGGTTAA
- a CDS encoding radical SAM protein gives MDLTLQIEPARVCNLNCSICMRPNITGSQNRVLSLENFQKICDSAVSSKMFRYVGLHGWGEPLLNEQLFDMIKYAEAGGLSTNLTTNGRLVGERMEEIFASGLQQIAFGVYDLKLLKKIMPIVMELLKRRDRHGLKIPKIYLDITIYRENLHQIQDFLRIAHELGTDAVILHRLFNVYNINPSIKYITSDEETKLFEEVKRMAQNSAIEIYLPSKHCYPCKVVRCSIFVTVDGEVTPCCFLPEYRLANALEMSLAEVIASASYSNFISKMAKGAICGSCRW, from the coding sequence ATGGATTTGACACTGCAAATTGAGCCTGCCAGAGTATGCAATTTAAACTGTTCTATTTGCATGAGGCCGAATATCACCGGTTCCCAAAATCGTGTCCTGTCTTTAGAAAACTTTCAGAAAATTTGCGATTCTGCAGTCTCCTCAAAGATGTTCCGGTATGTTGGCCTGCATGGTTGGGGCGAGCCTCTTTTGAATGAGCAGTTATTTGATATGATCAAGTATGCCGAAGCCGGAGGTCTGTCAACCAATCTTACCACTAATGGGAGACTGGTTGGTGAAAGGATGGAAGAAATATTCGCCAGCGGTTTGCAGCAAATTGCTTTTGGTGTATACGATTTGAAGCTGTTAAAAAAAATAATGCCCATAGTAATGGAATTGCTCAAAAGGAGAGACAGGCATGGCTTAAAAATTCCTAAGATCTATCTTGATATTACTATTTACCGGGAAAACCTGCATCAAATTCAGGATTTCCTCAGAATTGCTCATGAGCTGGGAACGGATGCGGTTATTTTACACCGTCTTTTCAATGTTTATAATATAAATCCTTCTATAAAATACATTACGTCTGATGAAGAAACAAAGTTATTTGAAGAGGTTAAAAGGATGGCCCAAAATAGCGCTATCGAGATTTATCTTCCCTCTAAACATTGTTATCCTTGTAAGGTTGTTAGATGCAGCATTTTTGTGACGGTCGATGGTGAAGTGACCCCTTGCTGTTTTTTGCCGGAATATCGTCTGGCTAACGCCCTGGAAATGAGTTTGGCAGAGGTAATTGCTTCCGCGAGTTATAGTAATTTTATATCAAAGATGGCTAAAGGAGCAATCTGTGGGAGTTGTAGATGGTAA